The stretch of DNA TTTCTTCATCTATATTACATAATATCAGTATGTTAATACCCACAACTGCAGGAAAATTGTGGGGGATGGGAATGAAGGAACTCCCTCAATCCATTGCTGATgtggcacctaacccccaactaaGACTTGGAGTGCTGTTAAAAGTGTGATAGAACACTGGTaaacatcaaattcaaaatgggcaaattAACTTTCTCAGTTTTAGCCATTGGAATGTCTGTGTACCGTCTTTAATTACacaggttttaaatgatttgcacatttaatttagtttttattccCATTTTAGAGCATCCCAGTGTTTTGGCAAATGGGGTTACCCTTTGCTATGGGATCAGCAATAACATTTATAGTGCGTTTACACCACAGGAGGGCTTTTGGGCTTTCAAACACTGTTCAACTTGGTGTTATAAGCAAACCTACCTTAATCCAGACAGTTGCTCGTCTGTTTGAGAGTCATCCTCAAGCTTTCCATCAATTGTCTGAGGaagctgcccacaggacactgttgggtGAATGTTTCTGGTTGATGGAGTATTCTTAAACTAACAGAAACCGAGTTGTcttaactccagcagcactgttgggTCTGTTCTACTcataccagcaaaacacaccATCATATCAGTCACTGCAGTGacgagaatgatccaccacccaaacctgCTGTGCAGTGATCCTGATTGAGAAAGAGGGTGAAAGGGAACTAAATGtaagcagagaaacagatgaagtgaaaaatacaaatgtaGAGCTatgtcagtgaagctgatgaaatggacgTTGCAAAAACACCAATTTTAATGATATGGCTAATAGGGGCTCCCCCTCGTCTGCCGAAGTTCACATGATAATCACTTAATGAAGACTGAACCAAAACATAGTTGTCTGAAAAGTTTTATTAGGTGTCAATTTCCATGCGCAAAAATACCTGAGATGAAGTTTAAAACACTTATCCTAATTTGAAGACAGGAGAATGAATGCAAGTATACAACTtttgatttaaaacaaaaaaaacagccacTGTGATGCAGGTCCATCTCAGCTGTTTTGTTTAGCctgttttattataataaccAGTTAACCATTTATTGTCTCATCCCTGAttcataatgaaaaaatatccCCCATATAGATATTCTTCAGTGTGATACCTGCTAAAATTCTCAatacccccccccaaaaaaatgtgTGGCTTACAATGACCAACTTAaatgaacctttatttaacattatcaagaacaaaacaacaaattgGCCAAACCAATCATTTTAACataccttttttttgtttttggaaaaaGTGTTTCAGGCATTACACAAATTGTAAAAATTCTCCCATAATAAAACCAGATGTAGTATGTTGCTTGCTACAATCCTATAGTTGGACAATTCTTACAACTTATTGCAATGACTTAAATACAGGTAGTTTATTATAATGAAAACCATGGGACAAAAGTTTAAGCACAAGTGAACACAAAAACATGGCGCATTACATAAAACATTACAAGAAATGACGGTATACTCTGAAAACAAAGACACTGCCATGGTCCCAGATTACAGTGAGAGGGAAGTTATCCACATGTGCATCCACAGCCTGAATAACATCACTTAAAAAGGCACAGAATGGAGTGTGGGTCTTTTCAGTGATATCAGTTAGTTTACCAGCCAAAAGACAGTCTGCATCAAAATGATTTAGCACCAATAGTTTGGGAGAGCAGACCACAACAGTTCTTCCCAGCTAATTTcaagaaataaaattaacaataacaaaaattaCTAGAATGCTTTGATGAAACCCCATTTAGGAATGTAGAAGTGAAGAGCAGAAATCCAATGGAGTTTAAGTGCTTGGAGGGGACCACACAAAGTTTCCCCTCAGCTGTGAGACactgtagtattaaaaatggttCATGAAGCCACAAGTTGAGCCATTGTGGAGGACTTCCAGCTCAAAAGGATCAGTAATTTCTGGCACCTTTTGTACTGCAGTCCAAATTGATTTCGGTTTTATAGGTTGTCTTTTAATCTGATGTCTTTACAAGTATCCCATCCCAAACAAACTGTGACCACAAAGATGATGATCTAGTGAGCAGAGGTATTCTGGATCAAAAACAAGCCTCTGGAGAGCTTGAGAATGATGAAAGGTTTGTGTCCAATCAGAGCGTGCGAGGGTTGTATTCTGGCAGCTTCTTAAGTCTCTCCTTTTCCTGGTCTGTCTCCTGACGGGCTATTACCAGCGAGTGCGCATAACCCATCACCACctgaaacaacacaaaatgtaaTTCACCCATCCCTCATTTTTGTCAGCGTTGTACTTTGTACTGTGGAATGCAGCATTTGTTAATGTAGACCTAAGTTAAGAAAGGAACACCAAGTTAATGTTGTAGCCTGAAAGACCAGCTTCAGCGTAAACGTTATATATGATGCAATTAGTTGCCACGTTTCTATGCCAGCACAAGAAAGGTGATGTAACCATTTTCAACCTATTTCCACACAGGGCACTACTTTATATAATATGAATGATTTGAGATTTTTCATTGATGTTGTAATACTAAATCAAGAGGGATTAGGGATCAGCCGAAAACCCTCTCCACCCACACCCATCAAAATGAGCACTAATATCTCAGACTTCACTCAGCATTCAAAGTGGGTACATGTGGCTTTAGTATGACAAATCTTCCACAAGGCCAAACATGaagaaatacattatatttattaaatagcACCACTTATCTCCTACCTGTTCAGAATACACTCCATCAAGGGTTTTTATCTCTTGAGCTGTTGTGGAAGACTTGGGTTTGTTGTCACCATATCCctacaaaaataacacacatgTTATTCTTGATTAAACATGATTAAATCTACTTTTAAATATGTAGTCTTTAACTATTCAATATTTGCTTCTTCATATTATCATCCATAATGTGTTAAAGGGACACTTCAGACCGAGGGGTTGCCATATTTTTGGTTTAACTATGATGGTTATGGTCAGTATATAGTTAAAGGTGAAAGAAATTATtcttaaaatgtgtttgttttttcctgtaACTAGACAATAAAAAAGGCACATAGCTACTTTTACTGCCACTAagctgaaataaaatatataaacagtggaacctctacctacggacttgatccgttccgtgacccggttcgtaagtggaaaagttcgtttcttgagtcaattttccccatttaaaataatggaaaagcaattaatgcgttccagccgaccccgaaagtcaccatttttgcactgatatatgtttacaacactctcaaattagtaaaaaaaaaaaaaaaaaaaaaaatgtagcattactaaaaataaaaaagaaatacagttgtATTATCAAAGGAATAAAAAaagttaagtggttacacatcgctaccttgaagatgtgacgactggctggaggagtaacacaggcactggctgtatgacgggaggaataacggagagtaggagggtgaatgtggggagacgaagcgtagatacggcttaacttagcattaatttcgatgtctgctatttactcTAATGCTAAAtcgctaaagctacaatttgctaatcttaaagtctgctcactcaagtctgggcgcgctgggagactcgcctattggggtcagtggctaTTTGCAGtggccggctcggcggaggctcggattcgtttctagagtcgtggttcgttggtggaggcaaaaaaaaaaaaaaaaaattcaaaggcccggttcgtatcttggaaagttcgttagtagaggttccactctGTGTGTCTGTACACACACGGAGCTGTAGTAATGGTCTTTTCATTGCTGAATACAACACAGAATGCATCATTTGAGtgtcaaaaaggaaaaaaaaaagaaaaaaaaaaaaaacaaaatttataCACAGTATCTCAAATCTAGCTATATGACCAAGAACAAGAACTTATCTCTGCTATTCTTTGACTGAAATGTTTTATGTTATGAGTTATGATTTCATCTAATGATAGCTTGGCTGTAGGATTCAAACCCATTTATCAGTGGCTTAGCTAGTCAGGGTTGCATGACATCACAGGTATTTCAAAAGTTGTATCGGCTTGTTGTGGCAAGATCAAACTGATGAATGAGAATGTGAAAACACTGAAACTGAACTGTCAAAATTGATATGGCAGAGGGGAAACAATGCTGTGCTACAGAAAACTgcatatgaaaaaaaacaatacacaaaataCTGTCAGAATTTTCCCTtaaacatttctttattaaacagACTTGAATCTCTACCTGTCAAAGTATTAATTTAGGCCATTGTGCTAAGGATTATTCTGAATATGAATTTGAATTTTAAACCCAACATACCAGCTCTCCAAATGTTGGGGAAGGTCCCCAGCTTATAGTGCTCTCATCAGCAGCAATTATGATACTGCTCTTCCTAAGAGACCAAAGGTGACAAGTTGTCATACTAAAGAAGGAagtgtatttttaaactaaatgcATTAATGACATTGGATTGACATGATGCTACATAAGCAGATAACTTTTCAGAAGAGACTGAATTCTCACCCGCATGCCAGGCTACGAATCTTCCAGCCACACAGGTCTTGCACAGCTTTTGGGTACATGGTGGACTCGCGGGATGTATTAGTCACACCCCAAAAAAATAGACCCCCTGAGAAACATACATTGCAAATCTTATACTAATAGataaaacttaaaaataaaaaattatttttttcaatgaTTTAGAAAGACCCTCTTTACCCATTTCATTGACTGCAAAGGAACACTGGTATCCACAGTATATCTGGGCGGCTCCACGGCCAGGAAAATCAAAAAGTTTCACCAAACGAGGGACCATTTCATCCTTTTGCTCTGTGTGCCCCAGTCGTCCATATCCCCCAAAACCCCAGGAGAACACACGCTTCTGTGAATCCAGAACCAACTACAGACAGACAAATCCACAATGTGACCAGTTACATCTGCTGTGAAAATGTTCCTCAATTCATTTCTAAGTCAGTTTTGTTTAGGAGCTTGTTTATGTCTATGGCTTTAGTGATTACACACCAAGGACAATGTTTAGACTTGGATAATTACACAGAGCTTTCACTTTCAGATGAAAAGTCAGCCCGACTACTCACTGTGTGATTGGCCCCACAAGCAACATCTCGGGCCACAACATTGGGTACAGGTAGCACCTGGCCGTCCTTAGTCTTCTCAATGAAAATGGCCACTCGTCTAGGGATAAGCTCGCAGTCAAACTCAATGCGTTGAGCACGAGCTATGAACTTCCCATCAGAGTTATGTCCTGTCAAAGgcgcaaaaaaacacacatgcttAGAATCTAGGCTGGTGGTTTTTCTTCTATCTTAAAAAGCATGGCATAcattttaattcacatttaaagTACAGTAGCTTACCTAGCTGGCCGTATTCTGGACACCCAAATGAGTAGAGATTACCCTTACAATCCACTACCATACTAAACTCGGCACCACAAGCCACTTTAACTATTGGCTGTCCATTGTACATAAcctgaaagaagaagaaaaattagTACATCAGGCACATCTGTGGTGTCACAGAACGtaaaccaatcagccataacattatgactgcctccttgtttctacactcactgtgcacaggagcactttgtagctctagaGTTACAGATTGTTGCTCTATATTTTGTTTGTcccctttcacactgttcttcattggtcaggaccaccacagagcagatatattttgggtggtggatcattctcagagctgcagtgacactgacatggaggtggtggtgagtgtgtgctgcgttggtatgagtggatcagacacaacagtgctaccggactttttaaagccctcagtgtcactgctagacagaaaataatccaccaaccaaaacgtCTCCGACATTACATCTACAAAGCCAACGAGGTAGGTGCGTCtaacagaatggacagtgtttaataactcctgcagcactgctgtggttggttgatccactcataccagcataacacacatCAAAAAACCACCAttacttcagtgtcactgcacatgagccaccacagagagagatcCACCCCCACATTATACCATAGAATGACCAGTGAGTGTTGAAGCAAGGTTGAGGTCATAATGTTACAGTTTATTTGAAAATTTCCATACAGCTACTACCTAAATAACTGAAAAATCTCATGAAATTTCAAAGATAAGCAGACCAAAGCCAATTAATAATTTGGTAAACGGAAGAAGCTTACCGCAGCTGGGAGTAGGACAGCATCTGTCTGAGTACCTTGGCCAAGTTGTCCAAGTTTGTTCTCTCCAAAAGAGTAGACAACACCATTTtctacagaaaaacacaaataagGATACAAAATCCCAAAAGCACTGTACTATATTGTATCATCTGTTAAGAACCTACCTGTTAAAGCAAGCGTGTGGTTCCGCCCACAGGCAGCAGCCACTATTACTTCATCTCCCAAACCCTCCACCAGTTTCGGGGCATCCAATCGCTTAGTGTCTCCATGTCCTAGTTGTCCCTTCTCATTGCGTCCTAAGAGAAAAGCAACACAATTACTCATTTTGTTCAAGCAAAGAAATATTTACCCACATGTCAGGGATACTGGTAAATGCATAGAAAGTGCAACTGTGGAATGAAAGCTTCAAAAATGCCAGTTAAGCACAAGGAAAATGacaggaaaggaaaaaaaaaaaaaaacacatgttaaaatggcaggctTAATGACAATGTCATGTCATTAAGCCTATACCACAAATTCCACTTTCCTTCTTTACCGTGCCTCTGGACAGATAtaacaaacaaaatgaaagtTTGGGAATGCTTTGTGATAGAAGGCTTACCCCAGCTCCAGAGTTTGCCCTCTGTGGTGATAAGCAGGCTGTGAGCAGCACATGGTCCAGACACCACACTGTTGACCTGCACGTCATTGAGACAGCCATAGCGATGAGGACCCCACAGATTCTGCCCTAAATTCCTGTACGCAGCTACACAGACAAAACAGGTTCACTTTTTAATGACTGACACTGGtctatcattttattttgtgcCATGTTGATTCAAAACAAAATTATGACTAGGTATTGAAGGAATAAAACCATAAAACCATAAAATCATTTATAATTCCTAGTTCACACTGGGCTCTTTACTGGAATGTGTTGTCTTGATGCACTACAGTCAGCGAAGCCAAGATCAATTCCTCATCAATCCCACTGGACCACAATCTACACGCTGCACAGCTGTTACAACACCAACTAAAGCCAGAGGCCACTAACAAAAACATGACTGTTTTCTGCTTGAACTTCACTTGACAACCTATACAGTAGTTACTTATTCATTATGAACTAGAAGGTCTTCTAATGTAAAAAACCCATGCAAAGCGCAAACAATTTTTTTCAATTTAATACTATATGAAACCTGCCTCACCTGATCAAAGattaacattttgtttattttcaaggAAAGCAATCTGGAAGATTGATAGTTTCATATCTAAAATGACATAAGCTTTAAGTACATCTGTACTGGACAAAAGAGTACACTTGCTTATACAAATTCTGTTCTGTtcaaacaaagacaaacattCTAAATTTAGATTCAAAAATAGGTTACGTACTTTTTGGTAAATATCCTCACCAAACCAggtgtttaaattaatttattaataaagtacattcattcattgtctgaaactgcttatccaattcagggtcacggtgagtccggagctCACTccgaatcactgagcacaaggtgggaacacatcctggagggggcttaataataaaatttacaACAGAAATCATGATATGAAGCTTCTAAGTGTTAGTAATGAGAAAATATCCCACATTTTTGaggaaaaaattatttaaatatatcactGAATGTCActgaatattattgaaaatatattatgattttattccttcatttcataacatatttgaaatattcagtaaacatgtttataaaatCCGACAAATATgattaatgttaaaaaaaaaaaaaatgaatgtgtaaaatACTAGACAGGTAACCAATCAGTCAGCACATTAGGGCTCATACCTTGCTGTTTTGGCACTTCTTTTCTGCCAATCAGGTCCCAGTTGGTGGCTCCAAAAATGAGCAGCTGCCCTTTGCCCTTAGGCAATTCGAGTTTCTATGAGAGTAAAAGGAAGAGAGTCAATTCATTTAACCAAGGGGTTCTTGATGAACCTGAAGCAGGGTTCATGTACAAGGTCAGGCAGACTTACAATCTTTTCCTTTACATCATCTGACACAGTTACAGGCTGGAGGCCGGGTTTAGTGGCTTGCTTCCCTGGTTTCTTTGAATTTTCTTGCTCATACTCTTCAAACTCATCGTCACTGCTGaactccctttctttctttttaccaCTTGCCCTTTTTCTCTTCAGTCCACCATTCCCAGAGACATCTGTCACCTTCTTGCGTGGCATTGTAGTGGAACAAtctaaaacaatataaatgatAAGATTCTACAAATGTACAAATCTGTAATAAGAAAACAAGGGCTAGACGTTATGAACATATTTCATGCAAACCGTTTGGAAATAGCCTCTGCATACATCCTTCACAGagaacatatttttaaacactttaatgTGTAGCTTAATTTAAACTATTGGGaaataaacagagcaaaaacataTGACGtgcaaaatgtttatattccacTTTATATATATTGAAGTTTTGCTATAGGGAATATTTTAACCAAAACAAGTCAtttaaaattgttattttgtttttgtacacgaCTCGACAATCTTATCATTACATATTTGACCCAACTTCATGAAGAAACATTACATAGTAATTTGTTTTGGtggttcatttatttttatacctAGGGAAAGCGTGTGAACACGAATTGTATGGGATATTGTTGACAAAGCAGAAGTTCTTAAACAGTTTTCGTAATTCGAATTTCCATTACACCTTAAACGGACAGATCCAAAAGTAATTTCAgaaccatttaaagtggaatgggaAAGTGGACTAAGAAAATCTCAAATAATATTCAACTTCAGCTTCGTTACATTGTCTCGAATGTACATTTAACGGGCTTCCGCTTATGTTAACAAACTCGAGCTAAGGAGAGTTGGCGAAGCTACTTCAGAGATGTGATATTCGTTGCTGACTAGTGTTAAGTGAAGTGTTAGATATAAAATGATAATTCTCCGAGTGTTGAGCGTCACGGTCTGTGGCTGATCTCCGCTTGTTTCTTTGTTGTAGCGATATGCGGCTGTTAGCAAAACTAGCGCCGCTAGCAGAGCACATCGGACTAAAGGCTAACTAAACAATTAGCGGTCAGTGTTaaacatatacatttaataCCGTTTAAAGACAGGCGCCGCTCATTCAAAATAACTTCTCATCGACAATAAAACAAACCGGCGAAATAAATTGGGCAAAAACCACGTAAAATAATAAAGGCGAGAATAGCCGCGTTAGCAAAGCTCTGCATTTGCATCCAACAAAGCCACGGTCACAAACAACGAATAAACGTACCAGTCAAAACTTTTCCCTCTTCTCTTAAACCTGGATATTTTCGAGCCGGGGGTTTATGGGTGTTTCTTAAAGTTGCTATTGGTTGGTATGGTTTATTTATACTTATTAAAACACTATCTGAGAAACGCCGTGTTTCCTGATTCAGATACTCCGCTCATGTCTGTCCGTCTTCCTCGTTTTTTTTGATTGATTTGGAACAAAAGAATCTGCAGAGTCTCTGC from Hoplias malabaricus isolate fHopMal1 chromosome 5, fHopMal1.hap1, whole genome shotgun sequence encodes:
- the rcc2 gene encoding protein RCC2 homolog produces the protein MPRKKVTDVSGNGGLKRKRASGKKKEREFSSDDEFEEYEQENSKKPGKQATKPGLQPVTVSDDVKEKIKLELPKGKGQLLIFGATNWDLIGRKEVPKQQAAYRNLGQNLWGPHRYGCLNDVQVNSVVSGPCAAHSLLITTEGKLWSWGRNEKGQLGHGDTKRLDAPKLVEGLGDEVIVAAACGRNHTLALTENGVVYSFGENKLGQLGQGTQTDAVLLPAAVMYNGQPIVKVACGAEFSMVVDCKGNLYSFGCPEYGQLGHNSDGKFIARAQRIEFDCELIPRRVAIFIEKTKDGQVLPVPNVVARDVACGANHTLVLDSQKRVFSWGFGGYGRLGHTEQKDEMVPRLVKLFDFPGRGAAQIYCGYQCSFAVNEMGGLFFWGVTNTSRESTMYPKAVQDLCGWKIRSLACGKSSIIIAADESTISWGPSPTFGELGYGDNKPKSSTTAQEIKTLDGVYSEQVVMGYAHSLVIARQETDQEKERLKKLPEYNPRTL